Below is a genomic region from Armatimonadota bacterium.
TCCCTCAGGACGCCCGGCCGAAGGCCCCTAGCCCCGGGTTTCAATCCGGGGCACCGACGACCCACGCGGCGTGTGGGTGACCTCGCGCAGGCCGACCGTCCCGGTCGGCGGCTGTCTGGGCGACTGCGCTACCCCACAAAGGGCATCCGCACTCTCGCGCCGAAATGTCGCGGCGGACTTGCGCAAGTACGATCCGTCGGAGGTGCCCAAAATGTTTCGCAGCGCGCTGCCTCTCCTTGCTGCCCTCGCAGCCGTCTCCCTTGCCTGGGCCGAACCCGTGGCGGTCCTTCTCGACACGGCCCAGACGCTCACGGGCTGGGGAGCGGAGGATGGCGGCGAGTTCCCCGGCGCAACCACACAGTTGTCCCTGGTCAAGGACCCTGAGCGCGGCATGTCCGTACGCAGCCAGGTCTCTTTCGCGGGAGAGAGCCGCTATGGCGGGCTCAAGTGGTACGGGCGGATACCCGAATGCCGCGCGGTAGGCTGCTGGATCAAGATGGCGGACCGCTCCCGGGGCATGATCCGTGTGCGGGATGCAACCGAGCAAGAACATGCCGGCGGCTTCCAGGTTACCCAGGGACAGTGGACACGGGTTGAGATTCCCCTTGTCCCTGCGAGCTTCGGAAATCACTGGGGCGGCGCGAATGACGGCGTGCTCCATTTTCCCCTGCAGATCGTGCTCTTCGCAGCGACACGGGGACCCGACCAGGCGGAGATCCTGGCGTCCGATTTGTTCATGGTGGTGGATGACCCGGCCAAAGAAGGTCGCTGGACTTCAGAAATCGCCCCCGGCACCCCATCCGGCATTGCCTTTCCTGGGGAGCCGTCCACCTACTCCGTGCGGGTGCTCAATCGCCTTGAGGAGACCGCCACATGTCGCCTGAGTGTGTTGCGGCAGGGCATCGACCAAGAGCCGGAAGTGTTGCTGACTCGCGACCTCACCGTGGCCGGGTGGGACGCGGAGCAGGTGGATGTGCCCGTGCCTACCGGGGACATCGGCTACTGGCGCATCGCGGCGACCATGACGGATGCCGGCACGGGCGGCGTCAGCGAATCGGTGAGCGGCCTGGCGGTAGTGCCTGAACCCCGCTACTGGGGCCAGTTCGCACCTGACAGCTACTTCGGTATGCAGCACATCCAGGACATGGAAGCTGCCGAGCGCCTGGGGGCGAAGTCGGTGCGCATCGGGCCGGGCTGGCGCTGGGCGGAACCGCGCAAGGGCGAGGTGCTCTGGGAGCGCTACCTGGACCCGAGCATCCGGTCCGCGGTTGAGCACGGCATGGCCACGCTGTATACCGTGCAGGCGATCGCGCCGAACTGGGTAGCGTGGGAGGTCCCGAACAAGCCAAATCTGCGGAGTCTTGTGGACCCCGCGTTCATGGATGAATGGGAACGCTTCGTGCGGGACGTAGCGGCGCGGTATGGCGATTACATCACCGCGCTGGAGATCCAGAATGAACCGGACCTCACCTGCTGGCAACAACCCGGCCTGAGCTTCGAGGAGGGTGTGGACTACTACGCCCAATTGCTCCGGCACGGGCATGCCGGGGCGAAAGCGGGCAATCCGAATGTGCTGGTCACCGGGCTGGATGTCAGCGGCGGGGATTTCGACAGCGGTCTGCGGTACTCCCGGGCGGTGATGGCGAAGGCCGGCGACTGTCTGGACCTGTACACCGGGCACCCATACGCTTCGCCGCGATATTTCGGGCCCGGGCTGCATCCGCGCTGGCCGGTCAACAACCGGATGGCCGAGAAGTGCCGGGCCGCGCTGGACATGATGGAAGAGTTTGGCCGCCCCCGGCGCATGTGGGTGGGCGAGCTGGGCTGGGGCGTGCAGGCAACCGCCGACCCGCTCAGCATTTACTCCCTGGATTTTGCCGCCTGCATTACCCAGGCGCTCATCGCGGGCAAGAGCGTGCCGGGCATGGAGAAGTTCTCGTATTTCACCCAGGTTGGCTGCAATGAAGGCGGGCATGAGTACGGGCTGCTTCGGGGCCGGCCCATGTTCCCGCTGCCGGCCGCAATGGCCTACGCCGCCTGCGCCTGGGTGCTTGACGGGACGGAGCCGGTAGACTCGGCTGATGTGACGCCGGAAATCCATCGCTTCACTTTCGCCGGCAGGGAGCGAGACGAGCTGGTGGTAGTCTGGTGGAGCGACGGTGAGGCCGCGGCAATCACCCCGCCCGGGAGCGCGCCCGCCGGGATCTGGTACACGGGTATGCTCGGACGCATTGCAGATCCATCCCGCGGCGTGACCATCGGCCGGCTACCCGTCTATTGGGTGCTTCCTCTGCGCGAGGTGGGCGAGAGGCCTGCCTTCCTCGAGGAAATGGGAGCCAGCGTGGCAGTCCCGGTGGAGTTGCGTCTGGCCTACCAGGATACCGCCGACGACATCGGCCTCTTGCTTGCCAATCGGGCCGGGCAAGCGGAAACGATCACGGTCACGGTAGACGGCGCCGAGATGGAAATGGTAGTGCCCGAATCCCAGAAACCCGTGCACCTGCGGGTGCCTTTCCCGCAAGGAGCGAATACCGCGCGGGTTGCGGTGATTTCAGGCGACAGAAAGCAGGAGCGCACCGTACCCCGGCCGGCGACGCCCATGCCCCCGCCGCCTGCGGGGATCAGCGTGGATGGCGAGTTGCCCGAATGGCAATCGCGGGAGGCGTTCACCGTGGACAGGCGCGAGGATGTGTTGCCCCCCGACCCGAACGTGGGCTGGAGTGGACCGGCGGACCTGAGTGTTCGCGCATGGTTCGCGGCGGACGACAAAGGCCTGTACTTCGCGGCTGCGGTGACCGATGACGCCCACGCGGTACCCGTCACGGGCTCGGGGCACTGGATGTCGGACAGCATTCAGATCGCCATGGACCCGCTGAACGACAGCGCGGAGGAGTTCGGGCCGGATGACCGCGAGGTGGGGCTGGTAGATGAGTCGGGGACTGCCCGGGCCTACACCAGTTACCCGTCAGGCGCCCCACATCCCGGGGGGGCCGTGGCGGTGAGGCGAGTGGGAAATGAGACCCGCTATGAGGCGCTGCTGACCTGGGAATCGCTGGGGATCGCGCCTCCACTACCGGGGAAAGTGATCGCGGTGAACTTCATCGCGAATGACAATGACGGTCAGGGACGGGGATACTGGATGGGCTTGACGCCGGGCATTGGAGAAGGCAAGAACCCCGCCGCGTACCGGGAGTTTGTGATCTCGGGGCGGTGAGACGCGCCCGTCTGAGTTTCTGCCTGTGCAGGGCGCGCACCTGTGGCGCGCAGGGCCGCCGCAACCGCCGGCCTTCACGGTCGAGCCCCGGAGGGGCGCTAGCTCCTTGCCACCAGCTCACGCTGGTGGCAAAGGGCTGCCGCCCCCTGTCGGGGGCTGAAGACCGTCGGCAGTCTGCTCTGTGCGGGCTGCTGTGGACTGTGCCGCCCAGGTTCTTCTCCCTCCGCGCGCGACCGCCAGATCCGCCAGGAAGTCCACGTCTCTGCGCAGTTGTTCGAGACGGGCCTCCCCCTCGTACCGACTCAGCGACTCATCCTCAATCGCCAGACTTCCTTCATAGCCTGCAGCGCTCAGAATGTCCAAAATGCGGTGATGGTCCACATCCCCGTCGGGCACGGGGCAGATGTGGTTTCCGTAGTCCCAGCCTGGCACGCGTCGGGCTCTCGCCTGTGCCGGGGAGAGTCGAATGTTCTTGCAGTGAACATGTTTCACCAGCGGCGCGAATTGCTCGATAATCTGATACACCTCGTCCAGCGCGTGCCCTGCCCAGTAGAAGTTCCCGGTGTCCAGCGTCAATCCCACCCGCGGGGAGTCCACTCGTTCGAACACCGCCGAGAGCCACTCGGGGTCGTTGCCTTGCCAGCCGTGGTTTTCGATGCCTAGAGGGACGCTGGATGCCCGGGTCGCGTCGAGAATCCTGCAAACGCAGTCGGCAAAGACACGCACTCGCTTTGCAAAGGGGGTGTCGTGCTGACCAGTCATCGCCGCATCGAGACGAACGCAATCCGACCCCAACGCCTCGGCATTTCGCACCGCCGCGACCGCCCAGGCCACTTCCGCGTCCAGGTCCTCGGCGTTGAAGTTGTTGGCCACCATCAAGCAGCAGACGTGAATGCCGGGCTGCCGGTAGGCCGCCGCGCATCGCGCGAGGTCAGCGTCGGTGTCCATCGGGCAGCGGGGGTCGGCCACGCCGCCATCCGGATAGGGCAGGCTGCCGTCGCGGTTGACCAGAACCTCGACAGCATCCAGCCCCAGCGCGGCAAGGCCTTCCGCTGCGCTTCGGAAACCGGCGTGCGTCAGGATCACGTCACGGATGGCGACGTACATACGGCTCCTTCTGAAGGATCGTCGATCACACCGCAAGTATTCGCCTCATGCCGCGAACAACAATCGCGAAAGGCACTAACAGCACTGCCGCAACGC
It encodes:
- a CDS encoding sugar phosphate isomerase/epimerase — its product is MYVAIRDVILTHAGFRSAAEGLAALGLDAVEVLVNRDGSLPYPDGGVADPRCPMDTDADLARCAAAYRQPGIHVCCLMVANNFNAEDLDAEVAWAVAAVRNAEALGSDCVRLDAAMTGQHDTPFAKRVRVFADCVCRILDATRASSVPLGIENHGWQGNDPEWLSAVFERVDSPRVGLTLDTGNFYWAGHALDEVYQIIEQFAPLVKHVHCKNIRLSPAQARARRVPGWDYGNHICPVPDGDVDHHRILDILSAAGYEGSLAIEDESLSRYEGEARLEQLRRDVDFLADLAVARGGRRTWAAQSTAARTEQTADGLQPPTGGGSPLPPA